From the Daucus carota subsp. sativus chromosome 8, DH1 v3.0, whole genome shotgun sequence genome, one window contains:
- the LOC108197821 gene encoding uncharacterized protein LOC108197821: protein MLSQFRKKLSHLCSRIRWLIWRRPKSKVVIRRFGKLSSKGQLRRKPSNLAVRRKNDLMGGALLQKSVRVATFNAALFSLALAVPRAEKAVVFLNEDDLFTTMEKSANNVPKSILKQSPLHSSFSGTASPEYLLSPIKPKMKVSINLPDNEISLAQKKVLGKIDEPSRPIRQGSVRNQGPMRSPVNIPFGMTNWMNDGSLIGSRTILDVLKEVDADILALQDVKAEEEKNMKPLSDLAYALGMNYVFAESWAPEYGNAILSKWPIKRWKVQRIYDDQDFRNVLKATIDVPWTGDINFYCTQLDHLDESWRLKQINAIIQSSDHPHILAGGLNSLNISDYSPERWADIVRYYQAIGKPTPKVEVTNFLKGEEYIDAKDFSGDCEPVVMIAKGQNVQGTCKYGTRVDYIMASQDLHYKFVPETYSVISSKGTSDHHLVKVDIVKAADRRPKKLTQKVARIASSCSSSGMWKID, encoded by the exons ATGTTGAGTCAGTTCAGGAAGAAGCTCTCTCATCTGTGCTCGAGGATACGATGGTTGATATGGAGAAGGCCTAAATCTAAAGTTGTGATCAGAAGATTTGGGAAGTTGAGTTCTAAAGGGCAGCTTAGGAGGAAACCAAGCAATTTAGCTGTACGTCGAAAAAATGACCTTATGGGAGGTGCATTGCTGCAAAAATCTGTCCGTGTTGCCACGTTTAATGCAGCGTTGTTCTCTCTTGCACTTGCTGTCCCGAGAGCTGAGAAGGCGGTTGTTTTTCTCAATGAAGATGACCTGTTTACGACGATGGAGAAGTCTGCAAATAATGTTCCTAAAAGTATACTGAAGCAGTCACCATTGCACTCTTCTTTTAGTGGCACTGCCAGTCCTGAGTATCTGTTGAGTCCAATAAAACCAAAGATGAAGGTTTCCATTAATCTTCCGGataatgagatatctctggctCAGAAAAAGGTTCTTGGCAAAATAGACGAGCCCTCGAGGCCTATTAGGCAAGGGAGTGTTAGAAACCAAGGTCCAATGAGGTCTCCGGTTAATATACCATTTGGTATGACTAATTGGATGAATGATGGAAGTCTGATCGGAAGTAGAACTATTCTTGATGTTCTTAAAGAAGTGGATGCTGATATCCTGGCTTTACAAGACGTGAAGGCCGAGGAAGAGAAAAACATGAAGCCTCTTTCTGATTTGGCTTATGCATTAGGAATGAATTATGTCTTTGCAGAAAGCTGGGCTCCAGAGTATGGGAATGCCATCTTGTCAAAATGGCCAATCAAGCGTTGGAAAGTACAGAGAATTTACGACGATCAAGATTTCAG GAACGTGTTGAAGGCCACAATTGATGTCCCATGGACAGGAGATATCAACTTCTACTGCACTCAACTTGATCATCTTGATGAGAGTTGGAGACTGAAACAGATTAACGCGATCATTCAATCAAGTGATCATCCGCACATCCTAGCAGGAGGTCTGAATTCTCTCAATATATCAGATTATTCACCAGAGAGATGGGCAGACATTGTCAGG TACTATCAGGCTATAGGAAAGCCTACACCGAAAGTTGAAGTAACAAACTTCTTAAAGGGGGAAGAGTACATAGACGCGAAAGATTTTTCAGGGGACTGTGAGCCCGTTGTCATGATTGCCAAAGGCCAAA ATGTGCAGGGTACGTGCAAGTATGGAACACGAGTAGATTACATTATGGCGTCGCAAGACCTGCATTATAAATTTGTTCCTGAAACCTATTCTGTGATTTCATCAAAAGGCACCTCTGATCACCATCTGGTGAAGGTTGATATAGTGAAAGCAGCAGACAGACGACCGAAGAAGCTGACACAGAAGGTTGCAAGAATAGCCAGTTCTTGTTCGTCTAGTGGAATGTGGAAAATAGACTAG
- the LOC108199014 gene encoding protein DMP2, which yields MSLASDPLLQATSNMSTKKNFTLKEKTLIGVGNLIKLLPSGTVFIYQFLNPVVTNNGQCQSVMNKYLSGVLIGLCALSCCFASFTDSYTDSKGDTHYGLVTKYGLWPKGDADEDLSKYKLRIGDFVHAFFALDVFLVLSLLDPNTVKCFYPSFESTQKVLLMVVPPVLGTIAGTVFVVFPNTRHGIGYPTSNNDDSSSSQED from the coding sequence ATGTCTCTAGCTTCTGATCCTTTACTCCAAGCTACTTCAAACATGTCTACCAAAAAAAACTTCACCTTGAAAGAAAAAACCCTTATCGGAGTCGGAAACCTGATCAAGCTTCTCCCTAGTGGCACAGTcttcatctaccagtttctcAACCCTGTTGTCACCAACAATGGCCAATGCCAGAGTGTCATGAACAAATATTTATCCGGAGTCCTTATCGGACTTTGTGCCCTTTCGTGTTGTTTTGCATCGTTCACCGATAGCTACACTGATTCTAAAGGAGATACTCATTATGGTTTGGTGACAAAATACGGGTTGTGGCCTAAAGGGGATGCGGATGAGGATTTGTCGAAGTATAAGCTGAGAATTGGAGATTTCGTTCATGCTTTCTTCGCGTTGgatgtgtttcttgttttgtcTTTGTTGGATCCGAATACTGTCAAGTGTTTCTATCCTTCTTTTGAGTCTACTCAGAAGGTTTTGCTGATGGTGGTGCCACCGGTTCTTGGGACAATTGCTGGTACTGTGTTTGTGGTTTTTCCGAATACTCGACATGGGATAGGGTACCCTACAAGCAACAATGACGACTCCAGTTCATCACAAGAAGACTAA
- the LOC108198467 gene encoding uncharacterized protein LOC108198467 — MGTEVLRSQDIIREAPASFHHRKTYHGYGNSGPKVNRKQVRPEHRRNSPAPRKSEMLGQLVILKRGEALGAKIKAGPDPKQVRLGVQDTYAGSAFSMSPSPSSLPLPTFFTKGGVKAVDDSAATRDLRRLLRLD, encoded by the coding sequence ATGGGAACAGAAGTGTTGAGATCACAGGATATCATCAGAGAAGCTCCGGCGAGTTTTCATCACCGGAAAACTTACCACGGCTACGGAAACTCCGGTCCGAAAGTCAACCGGAAGCAAGTCCGGCCGGAGCACCGGCGAAACTCGCCGGCTCCGAGAAAATCGGAGATGTTAGGCCAACTCGTGATTCTGAAAAGAGGCGAAGCACTTGGCGCGAAAATCAAGGCAGGTCCGGATCCGAAACAGGTCCGATTGGGAGTTCAGGACACGTACGCAGGATCGGCGTTCTCGATGTCGCCGTCGCCGAGTTCGTTGCCTTTGCCGACGTTTTTTACGAAAGGCGGCGTGAAAGCGGTGGATGATTCAGCGGCGACGAGGGATTTGAGGAGGTTGTTACGATTAGATTGA
- the LOC108199799 gene encoding receptor-like cytosolic serine/threonine-protein kinase RBK2: protein MEEEKKEVNMSHSEPESSSKYEFPWRGFGFLRKFRKPPTGTHSYYPSLPSQKKLIKSKSRNSTKSMPPGLPSQLDSDFYCFESSWLNFTLSDLQNATNNFSRENIIGEGGYSEVYKGVLKDGKIVAIKRLTRGTPEEMTSDFLSELGILVHVNHPNIANVFGYGVEGGMHLVLPLSPHGSLASLLTDEKHKLKWGIRYNIAIGVAAGLSYLHEGCQRRIIHRDIKAANILLTEDFEPQICDFGLAKWLPDQWAHVTVSQYEGTFGYLPPEFFLQGVVDEKTDVYAFGVLVLELITGRPAISKSQKSLVMWARPLITKKSIEELIDPLLAGLHDAEQMNRMIAVASMCIHECSTERPQMSQVIRILKGNEGILGSGRRKFQKRPAFKRTCSADFSMMEDGNSPAPLNDLSPQNKLRLEL from the exons ATGGAGGAGGAGAAAAAGGAAGTGAATATGTCACATTCAGAACCTGAGTCCAGTTCCAAATATGAGTTCCCGTGGCGCGGGTTTGGATTCTTACGTAAATTTAGGAAACCCCCGACGGGTACACATTCCTATTATCCTTCTCTGCCCTCACAGAAAAAGCTCATTAAATCAAAAAGTAGAAATTCGACGAAGAGCATGCCACCAGGACTGCCTTCCCAGCTGGATTCTGATTTCTATTGCTTCGAGTCTTCATGGCTGAATTTTACACTCTCTGATCTCCAAAATGCAACCAACAACTTTAGCCGAG aaaatattattggAGAAGGAGGGTATTCTGAAGTTTACAAAGGGGTTTTAAAAGATGGAAAAATTGTAGCAATTAAAAGGCTGACGAGGGGAACCCCTGAAGAGATGACATCAGATTTTTTATCCGAGCTTGGGATTTTAGTCCATGTTAACCACCCTAATATTGCCAATGTTTTTGGATACGGAGTTGAGGGTGGAATGCATCTTGTTCTGCCATTATCCCCCCATGGAAGCTTAGCGTCACTCCTAACTG ATGAGAAGCATAAGCTAAAGTGGGGAATCAGATATAACATTGCTATAGGCGTTGCTGCAGGCCTTTCCTATCTTCATGAAGGCTGTCAAAGGAGAATAATTCATAGAGATATTAAGGCTGCTAACATTTTGCTTACTGAAGATTTCGAGCCCCAG ATATGTGATTTTGGGCTAGCAAAGTGGCTACCAGATCAATGGGCGCATGTCACTGTATCACAATATGAAGGAACTTTCGG CTATCTTCCCCCAGAATTCTTTTTGCAAGGAGTAGTAGATGAAAAAACTGATGTCTATGCTTTTGGAGTACTTGTATTGGAGCTTATAACTGGACGCCCAGCAATAAGCAAGTCACAAAAAAGTCTTGTGATGTGG GCTAGACCTCTGATCACCAAGAAAAGTATTGAAGAGCTTATTGATCCATTGCTTGCTGGTCTGCACGATGCAGAGCAGATGAATCGCATGATTGCAGTTGCTTCTATGTGCATACATGAGTGTTCAACTGAGAGGCCCCAAATGAGCCAG GTCATTCGGATCTTAAAGGGCAATGAAGGAATCTTAGGTAGTGGCAGAAGAAAGTTCCAGAAAAGACCTGCTTTCAAGCGGACATGTTCAGCGGATTTCTCTATGATGGAAGATGGTAACAGCCCTGCACCTCTGAATGATCTAAGTCCACAAAATAAACTTAGACTGGAgctctaa
- the LOC108199800 gene encoding probable prolyl 4-hydroxylase 4, giving the protein MNKLSNFSLIFVISIASILWKSTSSAIMNPSKVKQVSWKPRAFVYEGFLTNEECDHLISIAKLELKRSAVADNLSGESKLSEVRTSSGMFIPKEKDPIVAGIEDKLATWSFLPKENGEDIQVLKYEPGQKYDPHYDYFTDKVNIARGGHRIATVLMYLSDVVKGGETVFPQAEEPSRRKPSKSDDDLSECAKKGVAVKPRKGDALLFFSLLPSAIPDPQSLHAGCPVIEGEKWSATKWIHVDSFDKIVGAGGNCIDQNDNCERWAALGECKNNAEYMVGTAELPGACRRSCKLC; this is encoded by the exons ATGAATAAATTATCGaatttttcattgatttttgtGATTTCGATCGCCTCGATCTTATGGAAATCTACAAGCTCAGCTATTATGAATCCTTCCAAAGTCAAGCAAGTTTCATGGAAACCTAG AGCTTTTGTGTACGAAGGTTTTCTTACTAATGAAGAATGTGATCATTTGATTTCTATT GCGAAATTGGAGCTCAAGAGATCGGCTGTTGCGGATAATTTATCTGGAGAGAGTAAGCTTAGCGAGGTTCGGACTAGCTCTGGGATGTTTATTCCCAAGGAGAAG GATCCAATTGTTGCCGGTATAGAAGATAAGCTCGCAACCTGGAGTTTCCTACCGAAAG AAAATGGAGAAGACATTCAGGTGCTAAAATATGAACCTGGGCAAAAATATGACCCCCACTATGATTACTTCACCGACAAAGTTAATATTGCAAGGGGTGGTCATCGAATTGCAACTGTACTCATGTATCTCTCTGATGTAGTCAAAGGAGGTGAGACTGTATTTCCCCAAGCAGAG GAACCTTCACGTCGCAAACCTTCCAAATCAGATGATGATTTATCAGAGTGCGCAAAAAAAGGTGTTGCAG TGAAACCACGGAAAGGGGATGCACTTCTTTTCTTCAGTCTCCTCCCAAGTGCGATTCCAGATCCTCAAAGTCTCCATGCAGGTTGCCCAGTGATCGAAGGGGAAAAGTGGTCAGCTACCAAGTGGATTCACGTAGACTCATTTGACAAGATAGTAGGTGCTGGTGGAAACTGCATAGATCAGAATGACAATTGTGAGCGTTGGGCAGCTCTTGGTGAGTGCAAAAACAACGCTGAGTACATGGTTGGAACTGCAGAGCTTCCAGGAGCCTGTAGAAGAAGTTGCAAACTATGTTAG
- the LOC108198468 gene encoding histidine-containing phosphotransfer protein 1: MEMFQLQMKYIEYNASLFTEGHVDCQFGQLQQLQASGNPGFVGEVVSMFFTDSDKILNDLTVALYQQPIDFRKLTEYTHQFKGSTSSIGAQRLRDGCDAFHNFSCEQNAEGCMRSLQQVKQEYLIVKEKLQNLITLERQIEQAGGKVPLLQ; the protein is encoded by the exons ATGGAGATGTTTCAATTGCAGATGAAATATATTGAATACAATGCATCATTGTTTACTGAG GGGCACGTCGATTGCCAATTTGGACAGCTGCAACAACTGCAAGCATCTGGAAACCCTGGATTTGTGGGTGAAGTGGTCTCTATGTTTTTCACTGATTCTGACAAGATTCTTAACGATCTCACCGTGGCCCT GTATCAGCAGCCTATAGATTTCAGGAAGCTAACCGAATATACACATCAGTTTAAGGGTAGCACCTCCAG CATTGGTGCCCAGCGTCTTCGAGATGGCTGCGATGCTTTTCATAACTTCTCTTGTGAACAGAACGCTGAAGG ATGCATGAGATCTCTGCAGCAAGTTAAACAAGAGTACTTAATTGTGAAGGAGAAGCTTCAGAACTTGATCACG TTGGAGCGGCAGATTGAGCAAGCTGGAGGTAAAGTTCCTCTGCTCCAGTAA